The following coding sequences lie in one Ictalurus furcatus strain D&B chromosome 7, Billie_1.0, whole genome shotgun sequence genomic window:
- the tmem102 gene encoding transmembrane protein 102 produces the protein MEVIRSAVTPRAPAPVKRVSEVDFRSGTALEQLASHVQELVQLEQGEFGDQTALEVHTAKDFIFNMLGLVQKVDKRLPVANEYLLLSGGAREGVLDLNPEELGDYVRGVDFDLDFTLLVPALKLHDRNQPVTLDMRQSPPCHSWLSLRLCDPAMLARWGICCEDEPNIQRQENGEEEEGGSILGSIPSLQSPQSLDGCYFSPLLVTEWFWNVVGTAVEELKRHPQRGIPVPDRVERNGPLTTLILKAGTSRVLYDLLPVVSFRGWPAVAQSWLTTNHFWDGKITEEEAISGFYLLPCCSPTAGSASRPDREWRLAFSRSEVQLKKCVPFPMAAAFQAAKAVVSRLLARPRTGLSLYHLRTLLFWACDRLPAAYLSCSEQETPARLFLGLLDDLAHCVLGKNCPNYFLPQYNMLEHLTDNAALLVARKLAHLRSDPAEHLRAALEQARQACQLKREAAGTSNGHGASSPSSGPSKATSPQDDRLAQRLQQLVTENPGKSISVFLNPDDVTRPHFRIDDKFY, from the exons ATGGAGGTGATCAGGAGCGCAGTGACTCCGCGTGCGCCGGCGCCGGTGAAGCGTGTGTCCGAGGTGGACTTCCGATCAGGCACGGCGCTTGAGCAGCTGGCCTCGCACGTGCAGGAGCTCGTGCAGCTTGAGCAAGGCGAGTTTGGGGACCAGACTGCACTTGAGGTGCACACGGCCAAAGACTTCATCTTCAACATGCTGG GCCTGGTTCAGAAGGTGGACAAGAGGCTCCCGGTTGCAAATGAATACCTGCTATTGTCAGGTGGTGCCAGGGAGGGTGTTCTTGATCTGAACCCAGAGGAGCTGGGTGACTATGTCAGAGGTGTGGATTTTGACCTGGACTTCACCCTTCTGGTGCCTGCCCTTAAACTGCATGACCGCAACCAGCCTGTAACTCTGGACATGCGCCAGTCTCCGCCGTGCCACTCCTGGCTCAGCTTGCGGCTTTGCGACCCAGCCATGCTAGCCCGATGGGGTATCTGCTGCGAAGACGAACCGAACATTCAGCGGCAGGAAAAtggtgaagaggaagaaggcGGTTCCATATTGGGCTCGATTCCCTCCCTCCAATCTCCACAGTCCTTGGATGGATGTTACTTCTCACCCCTGCTGGTCACGGAGTGGTTCTGGAACGTAGTGGGCACAGCGGTGGAGGAGCTAAAGCGACACCCACAAAGAGGGATTCCAGTTCCTGATCGTGTGGAACGCAATGGACCTTTGACCACGCTGATCCTTAAAGCAGGCACCAGCCGTGTCCTCTATGATCTCTTGCCCGTTGTGTCGTTTCGAGGCTGGCCAGCTGTAGCTCAAAGCTGGCTTACTACAAACCACTTCTGGGATGGAAAGATCACTGAGGAGGAGGCAATTAGTGGGTTTTATCTCTTGCCTTGCTGCTCCCCAACTGCTGGCTCGGCTTCCAGACCAGACCGTGAATGGAGACTTGCCTTTTCTCGGAGCGAGGTCCAGTTGAAGAAGTGTGTGCCTTTTCCTATGGCCGCAGCCTTCCAGGCAGCCAAAGCTGTTGTGTCCAGACTGTTGGCACGCCCTCGTACAGGTCTTAGCCTTTACCACCTGCGCACCCTACTTTTCTGGGCTTGTGACCGCTTACCTGCAGCCTATTTGAGCTGTTCAGAGCAAGAGACACCAGCCCGCCTGTTCCTGGGTCTCCTGGATGACCTGGCACACTGTGTGCTTGGTAAAAACTGCCCCAATTATTTCCTCCCTCAGTACAACATGTTGGAACATCTTACTGATAACGCAGCCCTACTGGTGGCCCGGAAACTAGCCCACTTGCGCTCGGATCCAGCTGAACATTTGCGTGCGGCACTGGAGCAAGCTCGGCAGGCATGCCAGCTGAAACGGGAAGCTGCTGGGACGAGTAATGGGCACGGAGCATCATCGCCAAGCTCCGGCCCTTCCAAAGCCACCTCCCCGCAAGATGACCGTCTAGCCCAGAGACTGCAGCAGCTGGTTACGGAAAACCCTGGCAAGTCTATTTCGGTCTTCCTCAACCCAGACGACGTGACAAGACCGCACTTCCGCATTGATGATAAGTTCTACTGA